A stretch of DNA from Synechococcus sp. JA-3-3Ab:
CGGAGTATGTGCAGGCAGCCTGGCAATGGGATCCCAGTACCCTTCCCCCCTGCGACCGGCAAGGGATCCACCTACCCCAGAAAACGCTGGCGTGGGAGCAGGTGCTGCTACAGCTTTTGGCAAGCCCCACCCTGGCCAGCAAAGCCTGGATCTATCGCCAGTACGACCACCAGGTGCAAAACAACACCGTCCTTTGGCCGGGACAGGGAGATGCGGCGGTTATCCGCATCCGCTCCCAAAAATTTGGCGTGGGCGAGGTGCCCCCTCTGCAGGCTGCCCGCAAAGCCATTGCCGCCACCCTAGATGGCAATGGCCGCTGGGTGTATTTGGATCCCTACGAGGGGGCCAAGGCCGCCGTGGCCGAAGCCGCCCGCAACCTCTCCTGCGTGGGGGCGGATCCCCTAGCCATAACCGACAACCTCAACTTCGGCAGCCCGGAAAACCCAGTGGTGTACTGGCAGTTGGCCCTGGCCTGTCGGGGGATTGCCGAGGCCTGCCGCGCCCTGGGCACGCCGGTTACGGGGGGGAACGTCTCCCTCTACAACGAGAAGGGATCCCAGGCCATCTACCCCACCCCCGTCATCGGCATGGTGGGCCTCATTCCGGACTTGAAATTCATCTGTGGCCAGGGGTGGCAGCAAGAAGGGGATCTCGTCTACCTCTTGGGATCCCAGGCCGTCACCAGCCTGGGCGGCAGCGAGTATTTGGCGGCAATCTACAACAAGGTCACGGGTCGTCCTGCCCCCGTGGATCTGGAGCTGGAAAAGCGCGTGCAAGGGGCCTGCCGCCACGGCATCCGCCAGGGGTGGGTGCGCTCCGCCCACGACTGCAGCGAGGGAGGGCTGGCGGTGGCCTTGGCAGAAGCCTGCCTGAGTGGGGGCCGCGGCGCCAGCGTCTCCCTAGCTCCTGGATCCCTGCCCTGGGATCAGGCCCTCTTTGGCGAGGGATCCAGCCGCATCCTCGTTTCCGTCGATCCAGCCCAGCGCTCTCCTTGGGAAGCCTACTTAGAGTCGCAGCTCCCCGGCCAGTGGCAGCTTCTAGGACAGGTGGGCGGGCCTGCGGATCCGTTGGTGTTGACAACGGCAGAAGGGGATCCCCTGTTGTCAGTCTCTTTGGCCGCCCTGCAGGGTGCATACTACAGCGCCTTTGCCGACTAGCCGCCTAGCTCCCCTCTCCCTCAGGGAGAGGGGCTGGGAGAGGGGCCGGGGGTGAGGGGGACTACCTCAAGCTGATTTTGCCTCAGACAAATTGGCCTGGATCACCTCCCGGTAGTGGGACTTGGGCTTGACACCCACCACCTGAGCCACCAGCTCCTTGTTTTTGAAAAACTGCACCGTCGGCGTGCAGGTGACCCCCCCTGCCTCGGCGATCTCCGGGTCTTTCTCGATGTCGATCTCCACCACATGCAGCTTGTCGGCAAACTCTTCGATGACCTTGTTCAAGATCAGCTTGAGGGCATGACAAGGGGCACAGGTGGGGGCGGTGTACTTGACCATCAGCAGGCGATCGCTTTCGTGGTAGAGCCGCCGCAGGGCATAGCTCCCCTCGTGGCAGGTCTGGCTGAAGTCGAGGTCATCTTGCACCTCCTGCTCAAAACTGGCCTCCTCAACAGCCGAGTCTCCCTCCGGCTCTACCTCGACAGCAGAGGCAGAAGCGGGCTCAAGATGGCTTTGAGGGACGACGTGATACTCCTGTGCCAGGCCGTGTTCGGAGAGCCAGCGCTCCGCCAGCATGGCCGCCATACAGCCGGTGCCGGCAGCGGTGATGGCCTGGCGAAACTCGTGATCCTGCACATCCCCGGCGGCAAACACGCCCTCTACACTGGTGGCTACAGATCCTGGGCGGGTGACAATGTAGCCCACTTCATCCAGTTCCAGTTGCCCTTTGAACAAGTCGGTGTTGGGCTTGTGGCCGATGGCGTAGAACAGGCCGCCCACTGCCATCTCCCGGATCTCGCCCGTCTGGTTGTTGCGCACCTTCACCCCCGTCAGGCGCAGGCCGTCGCCCAGAACCTCCACCGCCTCCGTGTGCCAGTGGACGGTAATCTTGGGGTGGTTGAGCACCCGGTCTTGCATGGCCTTGCTGGCCCGCATCTTGCCACTGCGCACCAGCATGTGGATATGGGATCCAAACTTGGTCAGGTAGGTGGCCTCCTCACAGGCGGTATCGCCGCCGCCAATGACCACCAGCTCCACCCCCCTAAACATGGGCATGGCCCCATCGCAGACGGCGCAGGCCGACATGCCCCGGTTCCAGTAGATCTCCTCTCCGGGCAAGTGCAGGCGCTTGGCCGTGGCCCCGGTGGCAATAATCAGGCTGTGGGTGCGCACTTCCCGTTCGTCAGAGCGAACCACAAAAGGCCGCTGGCTCAGATCCACAAAGGTGACGTCCTCGGGGTAAAGCTCTGCCCCCCACCGCTGCGCCTGGGCACGCATGTTTTTCATGAGTTGGGGGCCACTGATGCCCTCGGGAAAACCCGGAAAGTTCTCCACCTCGGTGGTGGTCATCAACTGCCCGCCCGGGATCCCGCCCACCTGAAACCCCTCAAACACAACCGGCTTCAGGTTGGCACGCCCGGCATAAATGGCCGCCGTAAACCCAGCAGGGCCAGAACCAATAATCACCACGTTCTCAACCCGACTTTGCTCTGTCATCCGATGTCGCTCCTTGCTGTTGCTGAAAACTAAACCAAACTCATAACGACTACGTTTTAGCCTAACACGAGCTGGTACCCTCGGCGAGGCTGGAGCTTGTTAGTCCCATTTTCGCTTTCCTCTAGCTAGGGGGACAGGGTTTTGTCTCTGTCTGGAGGACAACAGGGCAGAAACGCCTGGCTGAGAGGCGCGATGGCCAACCTCTGGAGCAGAAGGCCAAAGCCAGGGCAATTTCGTATCAGAAACTACAAAATGCTGAGATCGGCCTTTCTAGGATGGGTGAGCGCTTTTGGCTCATTCAAGTCGAAGCGTGGGGATCCCGTCTACCTTTGATTACCCCAGTCTCAACCGCAACCCAATCAGGAGAGAGTAATGGCATCCACGCCCCAAGAAGTGCTTCAGATGATCCAGGACAACGATGTCCAGATGGTGGATCTCAAGTTTGTGGACATCTTCGGCACCTGGCAGCATGTCTCCTTCCACCCCTCGATGATCACTGAAGAAACCTTCCGCGAGGGAATCCCTTTCGACGGATCCAGCATTCGGGGTTGGAAAGCGATCAACGAGTCGGACATGTACATGGTGCCGGATCCCAAGACGGCCTGGATCGACCCATTTTTTCAAGTGCCCACCCTCAGCCTCATCTGCAACATCATCGAGCCGCGCACTGGCCAGCCCTACAGCCGTTGTCCGCGGAGCCTGGCGGCGCGGGCGGTTGCCTATCTGCAGTCTACCGGCATTGCCGACACGGCTTACTTTGGCCCAGAGGCAGAGTTTTTCATTTTTGAAGATGTGCGGTTTGACCAAACCCAAAATGCCGGCTACTACTTCGTAGATTCGATTGAGGGCCGCTGGAACTCAGGCCGGGAGGAAAAAGGCGGCAACCTCGGTTACAAGCCGCGCTACAAAGAAGGCTATTTCCCCGTCCCGCCTACCGATGCTCATCAAGACCTCCGCACCGAGATGCTGCTGACGATGGCCAAGTTGGGGGTGCCTATCGAGAAGCACCACCACGAGGTGGCTACCGGCGGGCAAGGGGAGCTGGGCTACCGCTTTGCCGATCTGATCACGGCTGCCGACTACATGATGATTTACAAGTACGTGATCCGGAACGTGGCCCGCAAGCACGGCAAGACGGTGACGTTCATGCCCAAGCCCCTCTTCAATGACAACGGCAGCGGCATGCACACGCACCAGTCCCTCTGGAAAGACGGTCAGCCCCTGTTCTACCAAGAGGGCAACTATGCCGATCTCAGCGAAACGGCTCTCTACTACATCGGCGGCCTGCTCAAGCACGCCCCGGCCATCCTGGCCTTCACCAATCCCACCACCAACTCCTACAAGCGCTTGGTGCCCGGGTTTGAGGCGCCGGTAAACCTGGCCTACTCGCAGGGCAACCGCTCGGCTTCCATTCGCATTCCGGTCACGGGCAAAAATCCCAAGGCCAAGCGGCTGGAGTTTCGCTGCCCCGATGCCACCTGCAACCCCTACATCGCCTTCTCGGCCATGTTGATGGCCGGCTTGGACGGGATCAAGAACAAGATCCACCCCGGCGAGCCCCTGGACAAAGACATCTACGATCTAGAGCCAGACGAGCTGGCCAAGATCCCCTCCACGCCCGGATCCCTGCTGGATGCTCTGGAAAGCCTGCAGAAGGATCACGCTTTCTTGTTGGAGGGAGGTGTCTTTACCGAAGATCTCATCGAGGCCTACATCGAGTACAAAATTGACAACGAGATCAACCCCATCAACCTGCGGCCTCACCCCTACGAGTTCGCGCTCTATTTCGACGCCTGATTCTCATCTAAACTATTAGTTCTCGGCCAAGGCTTTTGAACGGGATCCCTTCTTGCTGGAGGGATCCCTTTTTTGTGCCTGCTATGGTACTCTGGATGGGGGTGCTGAGTTTACAAACTCAGGGGGGGTTTGGATGGGATGGCTTATAGCTCTTATTATTTGGGTCCTTATTCTCTTAGGCCTTCTGGCGCTTGTTGTCTATCTAGCTGACTATCTAGAGAAGAAGCGTCGGGAAGCTTTGGAGCAGGTGGCCAGGAGCCTGGGCATGTCGTTTTCAGCAGAGCTACCCGAAGGGATCCGCTCCCGCTTGCTTCAGGCTGGCTTTGAGCTATTCCAACGAAGCGGCGCTCGTTTCTACAACTCGATGTTCAAACGACTGAACGATGGAACCGAAATCGCCATCTTTGACTACAGCTGGAAGGCTTCCAGAAAACGAAGCGGCGCTCGTTTCTACAACTCGATGTTCGAACGACTGAACGATGGAACCGAAATCGCCATCTTTGACTACAGCTGGAAGGTTTCCAGAAGAAGAAGAGAGAGAGAGTATTACTTTTCTGTTTTCTGGGCCTATTGCGAAGACCTACGGCTACCTCATTTTCGGCTGCACCCAGAAGTTCCCTTGTTCCACGACGTTGCTAAAGCTTTTGGCATGCAGGATATTAATTTCGAGAACCATCCCGACTTTTCTCGCCGCTACCTTTTGCGCGGAGAAGATGAGGCTAAGATTCGCCTGCGCTTCCACCCCAGTTTCCTCAACTTCTTGGAGCAGCATCCTCCTTGTTATGCGGAGGGCTTCGGGCCGCAGCTTGTCATTTGGCGGGATTACCCACCACCGGTGACTCCAGAAAAAATGGCAGACTGGCTGCGCTTTGGGGAAGAATGGGTGCAGCGACTGCGGTTGCGTCGGGTTTAACTCTCTGGATCGTCCCTCAAGGCCACTCCCTGGGTATGATGAGAGGAAGAGTTTAAAAAACGTAACGTGTCTTCCTCATTGTCCCAGGCGGTTGTTCTCATTACAGGGGCCACAGGGGGCATTGGCAGCGCCCTTGTGCCTCTCCTGGCCCAGGCCGGAGCCCATCTGGTGCTGGCGGCGCGGCGAGAGGATCCCTTGCGCACGCTGGCGGAGAAAGCGATGTCCCTGGGGGCTGCCTCCGGGCTGGGGATCCCTGCCGATGTGACGGATTACGCTCAGGCGGAGGCCCTGGTCAACCAGACCCTCCAAAGGCACGGGCGGATCGACGTGGTGATCAACTTGGCCGGAGCCGGGATCCTCAAGCCTGCCCAGCACATTACCCCTGTTGAGCTGGAGCGGATGCTGGCGGTCAACCTCAAGGGCAGCTTCTACACCAGCCAACTGGCGGCCAACGCCATGCGGGAGCAAAAATCCGGCCACATCCTCAACTTCCCCGGCATTCTGGGCCGCCACCCCATGGCCATGGCCTCTGCCTACTGTGCTGCCAAGTTTGGCGTGGTCGGTTTTACCAAGTGCATGGCTGACGAGCTGAAGCGCTTTGGGGTACGCTTTACTCTGTTTTACTTTGGCGGCATCGACTCCCCCTTCTGGGATCC
This window harbors:
- the purL gene encoding phosphoribosylformylglycinamidine synthase subunit PurL, encoding MTSASAPPDLKAHGLSPEEYRQIQQQLGRDPNPTELAMFGVMWSEHCCYKNSRPLLKHFPTTGERVVVGPGENAGVVDLGDGDWLAFKIESHNHPSAVEPFQGAATGVGGILRDIFTLGARPIALLNSLRFGPLTDPRNRRLMARVVEGIAHYGNCVGVPTVGGEVAVDPCYSGNPLVNVMALGLLETPAVVKSAARGVGNPILYVGATTGRDGIRGASFASAELKEDAQQDRPAVQVGDPFLGKCLIEACLEAFATVAVVAAQDMGAAGITCSTAEMAAKGGVGIRFDLDRVPARESGMAAWEYLLSESQERMLLVVQKGREAEVMEIFHRWGLQASVAGEVIAEPLVEIWHQGSCVVRVPARALAEDTPVYVRPLLPEPPEYVQAAWQWDPSTLPPCDRQGIHLPQKTLAWEQVLLQLLASPTLASKAWIYRQYDHQVQNNTVLWPGQGDAAVIRIRSQKFGVGEVPPLQAARKAIAATLDGNGRWVYLDPYEGAKAAVAEAARNLSCVGADPLAITDNLNFGSPENPVVYWQLALACRGIAEACRALGTPVTGGNVSLYNEKGSQAIYPTPVIGMVGLIPDLKFICGQGWQQEGDLVYLLGSQAVTSLGGSEYLAAIYNKVTGRPAPVDLELEKRVQGACRHGIRQGWVRSAHDCSEGGLAVALAEACLSGGRGASVSLAPGSLPWDQALFGEGSSRILVSVDPAQRSPWEAYLESQLPGQWQLLGQVGGPADPLVLTTAEGDPLLSVSLAALQGAYYSAFAD
- a CDS encoding SDR family oxidoreductase → MSSSLSQAVVLITGATGGIGSALVPLLAQAGAHLVLAARREDPLRTLAEKAMSLGAASGLGIPADVTDYAQAEALVNQTLQRHGRIDVVINLAGAGILKPAQHITPVELERMLAVNLKGSFYTSQLAANAMREQKSGHILNFPGILGRHPMAMASAYCAAKFGVVGFTKCMADELKRFGVRFTLFYFGGIDSPFWDPISLKVQRDKMLSPATAAEAIRFVLTMPANAVPNEVVLQPESHQFL
- the trxB gene encoding thioredoxin-disulfide reductase, giving the protein MTEQSRVENVVIIGSGPAGFTAAIYAGRANLKPVVFEGFQVGGIPGGQLMTTTEVENFPGFPEGISGPQLMKNMRAQAQRWGAELYPEDVTFVDLSQRPFVVRSDEREVRTHSLIIATGATAKRLHLPGEEIYWNRGMSACAVCDGAMPMFRGVELVVIGGGDTACEEATYLTKFGSHIHMLVRSGKMRASKAMQDRVLNHPKITVHWHTEAVEVLGDGLRLTGVKVRNNQTGEIREMAVGGLFYAIGHKPNTDLFKGQLELDEVGYIVTRPGSVATSVEGVFAAGDVQDHEFRQAITAAGTGCMAAMLAERWLSEHGLAQEYHVVPQSHLEPASASAVEVEPEGDSAVEEASFEQEVQDDLDFSQTCHEGSYALRRLYHESDRLLMVKYTAPTCAPCHALKLILNKVIEEFADKLHVVEIDIEKDPEIAEAGGVTCTPTVQFFKNKELVAQVVGVKPKSHYREVIQANLSEAKSA
- the glnA gene encoding type I glutamate--ammonia ligase, which produces MASTPQEVLQMIQDNDVQMVDLKFVDIFGTWQHVSFHPSMITEETFREGIPFDGSSIRGWKAINESDMYMVPDPKTAWIDPFFQVPTLSLICNIIEPRTGQPYSRCPRSLAARAVAYLQSTGIADTAYFGPEAEFFIFEDVRFDQTQNAGYYFVDSIEGRWNSGREEKGGNLGYKPRYKEGYFPVPPTDAHQDLRTEMLLTMAKLGVPIEKHHHEVATGGQGELGYRFADLITAADYMMIYKYVIRNVARKHGKTVTFMPKPLFNDNGSGMHTHQSLWKDGQPLFYQEGNYADLSETALYYIGGLLKHAPAILAFTNPTTNSYKRLVPGFEAPVNLAYSQGNRSASIRIPVTGKNPKAKRLEFRCPDATCNPYIAFSAMLMAGLDGIKNKIHPGEPLDKDIYDLEPDELAKIPSTPGSLLDALESLQKDHAFLLEGGVFTEDLIEAYIEYKIDNEINPINLRPHPYEFALYFDA